The genomic stretch AGTCGCGACCGGGAGGTCTCGGCGTCACCCGACGCCAGCGCGTGGCTTGCCAAATGATAAAGCGCCTCGAAGCGCAGACTCTCCGGCGCGGCCGCGTCGTCCGCCAACCGCGTCAGCACGGCCACTCCGGTCGAAGCGGAACCCGACTGAAGACCGGCCATGCCCTCGCCGAGCAACGCACGCGCACGCAACACCGGGTCGCTCAAAGCGCTGCCGGCCTCCGCGTAGAGCTGCGCCGCCTTGCCGTACTCTCGGTTGGTGTAGGCCTCGTCCGCGACGAACAACAGTGCCGCTCCCGCGAGTGCGTGCCCGGAATGCGCTCGCGCAAACGCGCTGCGTTGCTCCGAGGTCACCGCACTCCCGAATTCGGCTCGAATACCGGCTTCCTTGCGCTCCTGCAGATACCCCCAAACCTGCCGCCCGACGATGGCCACGAGCACCACGACGACGGCCCCGAGGAGGAGGGACCGGTTCTTCTCCCAGAAATCGAACAAGCGTTCCTCGAGCGTCGGGCCTTCGGGCGTGGCTCCCGCGTCGATCAAATTGCGGTCGTCGGCACGTGCGGGTTTGTGGGCGGTCGGATTGTTGTCGGTCATGAGAGAAGACTGCGCTCCTCGCGGGGTTGCGGTCGGAGACTCGTGAACCGGAGACGCTTAGCAGCCGTCCCACCGGTTTAAAGGAGAAAAACGGCGATCGCACCGCCGTACCGCGGGCGGACGTATCAATCGAACACCACGGTCTTGTTCCCGTAGACGAGGATTCGATTCTCCAAATGCCAGCGCACGGCTTGCGCGAGGACGAGTTTCTCCAAGTCCCGGCCCTTGCGGATCATGTCCTCGACACCGTGCCGATGCGTGACGCGCGTCACGTCTTGGGCGATGATCGGTCCATCGTCGAGTACCGCGGTGGCGTAATGCGCGGTCGCCCCGATGAGCTTCACCCCGCGGGTGTGCGCTTGGTGGTAGGGCCGCCCTCCCGCGAACGCCGGCAGGAAGGAGTGATGGATGTTGATCACGGGCACGCCGACCGCTTCCAGAAACTCTTGCGAAAGCACCTGCATGTAGCGAGCGAGCACGACCAGCCGCGCCCCCGATTCGCGCACGATCGCCAATTGCCGAGCTTCGGCCTCCACTTTGGTCGCCGTCGTCACCGGCACGTGGTGAAACGGCAACCCGTAGCCCGAAGCCGCCGATTCCAAGTCGCGGTGGTTGGAGATCACACCTGCTATCCTGCCTCCGAATTCACCCGCCTTGAAGCGCAGCACGAGGTCGTGGAAACAGTGCGAAGCCTTCGAGACCATCAACACGACGGCCGGTTCGTCGTGCGCAAGGGCCACGGTCGCCTTCATCCCCAGCCCGCGTGCAAACGTCTCGAAGGCACTCCGCTCATCGGTGCCGGCGACACTTTCGGCCGCCGACCATTCGACGCGCTGAAAAAAGATGCCCTCCTCCTGATCCCGATGCTGATCGGCGTGGATGATGTTGCCTCCCCGCTCGAAGATCCAACCCGCGACGCGGGCGACGAGCCCCGGTTGGTCCGGGCCGTGAATGAGGGTTACGAGAGTGGCGGTAGGAGCCGACATTTCTCGCACGCTAGGAGACCGTCCGCGTAGCTGTCACGCTCGGGCTCGACACGAAGACACGAAACAGTCGTCCGCCCGAACACCGGGCGGAACGGGGCGGGTCATTTCAGGACGACCGTAGCGCCACGTTCCGGCATCTCACCGTCGACGAGCTTGCAGTACGAGATCTTCTCCCGAACGCGGGCGATCTCGATCGTGCCTGTCACTTCGCCTTCGATACGGTCGAGCACCTCTCCGGTCTCCGGATCGAGGAGGAGTTCGCCGTCTTGCCGCACCATGAAGCGCAGGCCGGGCTTCATGCCGCGGTTCTCTCCGAGGTTCACGATCACCTCGTCGCGGGCGACAGTCACCACAGAGCCTTCGATCGCAAAGTCTTCCATCGCCGAAGCGATGAACTTGGTCGCCTGATCGATGCAGTCTTGCGCGGCCTCGCCCAGCGGAGTCTTGGCGAACGAACCCAAAGTTCCGCCGAAACGGTGGTCCGAATACCCGATCTTCAGCCCGCTCTTGCCCGCCTCGCCCCGAAGACGCTGACTGGCCACGACCTCGCCGGAGGAGGTGTCGATCAACTTGACGACCGTCACCACCGACGCCTTCGTCGACGCCCCTCCGATCTTGAAACCCTTGATCCGAACCCCCGCATCGTCTCCCGAGGTGCTCGAAGAGGCTTCGGTGATCGCCCCGGTGGCGAGGTAGCGAGCACTACGCACTTGTCCCGTCTGCGCGACCGAACCGGCCGCGGCCGAGCGCTTGCTTGCTTGGAGATCCTGCTCGGCGAGGACGGCTCCGAGTTCACCACGCTCCACGATGACGAATCGGTTGGTGGCGAAGAGCGAAGACTCGAGCATGAGCCGCATGTTCTCTCCGAGTCCCATGTCGGTGAAAAAGTTTCCCGTGTTCTCGAAGTCCAGCACGCCGACGGCGTGCTTCACGCCCGCGTAATCGCCCATCTTGGCACCCGCAGCGTCGTCCGAAGTCTTCGTCTTCGTACTCGGCTTCAGCAGACCGGAAGCACCGAAAACAGGACCGGACGCGCAAGCGAAGACGGCGAATACGACACAGGAGAGAAGGAGTTTTCGCGACATCGTAGTAGGAGGGGTTGAAGCCGAACGAGCCGGGATGCGTAATGCACCCCGCCGGAAGGATCAACCCTAAGCTTCTTGGGAACGTGCTCCGCGTCCGTCCGCTCAGACCGCCGGCGTCGTGTTGCCGGTGAACGATTGGAGCGAACGAGCCGTCAGACGTTTCTGGCGGATGGCCTTGATGCCGTTGAGCGCCGCGTACGCCCCCGTGATGGTCGTCATGATACACACGCTGTGTGCGTAGGCGGCGGAGCGGATGACGTTTTCGTCGCGCCGCGGGACCATGCCGGAAGGCGTGTTGATGATCATCTGAATTTTGCCGTTCTTGATCATGTCGACCACGGTGGGCCGCCCTTCCTCGATCTTGAAGAGGCGGTGTACCTGCACGCCGTTTTCCGCGAGGCTTTGCGCCGTACCGCTGGTCGAGTAGATCGAGAATCCGAGCGCGGCGAGTTGGCGCGCGAGATCCACCGCACGGGCCTTGTCCGAATCCTTGACGCTGAGAAACACGTTGCCGCTCGACGGTAGCGCGGGGCGGGCCGCCATCTGGCTCTTGGCGTAGGCGATACCCAAATCGTCGTCCAAGCCCATGACTTCGCCCGTGGAACGCATCTCTGGTCCCAGCGCGATCGACGCACCGGGGAAGCGGACGAACGGGAAGACGGCCTCCTTCACGCACCAGTGTTTCGGGCGGATTTCCTGGGTGAATCCGAGCTCCTGCAACGTCGCACCGGCCATGATCTTGGCCGCGTACTTGGCCAGCGGCACACCGATCGCCTTGCTTACGAACGGCACGGTGCGCGAGGCGCGCGGGTTGACCTCGAGGACGTAGAGCTGGTCGTCCTTGATCGCGAACTGGATGTTCATCAACCCCACGACCTTCAGCTCCCTGGCCAAGGCGTGCGTCGCTTCACGAACGGTCTGCAGCATCTTCGCACCCAACGTGTGCGGAGGCATGACCATCGCGGCGTCGCCGCTGTGCACGCCGGCGAACTCGATGTGCTCCAGCATGCCGCCGATCACGGTGGTCTTGCCGTCGCTGAT from Opitutales bacterium ASA1 encodes the following:
- the purU gene encoding formyltetrahydrofolate deformylase, translated to MSAPTATLVTLIHGPDQPGLVARVAGWIFERGGNIIHADQHRDQEEGIFFQRVEWSAAESVAGTDERSAFETFARGLGMKATVALAHDEPAVVLMVSKASHCFHDLVLRFKAGEFGGRIAGVISNHRDLESAASGYGLPFHHVPVTTATKVEAEARQLAIVRESGARLVVLARYMQVLSQEFLEAVGVPVINIHHSFLPAFAGGRPYHQAHTRGVKLIGATAHYATAVLDDGPIIAQDVTRVTHRHGVEDMIRKGRDLEKLVLAQAVRWHLENRILVYGNKTVVFD